The DNA window CTTAAACAGATTGTAGATGCTGCAATAGGAGTTTAAAAAATCAACGGCTGATTTATAGGTGATTAACGATAGTGAAGAATCCCTATAGATATGCTCATATCCGATGAAATCGCTGATATAGAATATCGATTCAGAATTCAGGAAAAACTCCAGAGTGAACAGTGAATCCTCGTTTATCATATCCTCAACGAAATAGATGTCATTGTCCTTAATGATTGATTTTCTATAGATCTTATTCCAGATTATTGATTCCTTAATTGAAAGTAATCTATGGCCCTCATAGAGACCATCGCCGTTGCAGACCCTGTTTTCATGAGTATCAAAGACTTCCAGATAGCAGCAGGCCACAGCATCGAAATCCCCTTCAATAGCCTTGTCATAAACCCTTCTGCAAAAATCAGGAGTGTAGACATCATCATTGTCAATAAACATCAGATAATCGGCAGAAGCAAGATTAATCCCAACATTTCTTCCAAATCCTGGAAAACCATGATTTTCATCAGAGAAAAACGGGATGATATTGTCATATTTGTCTGAATATTCATTGATGATATCACAGGAATTGTCTGTTGAGTTGTCATCAACCAGAATAAGTTCAATATTTTCAAAACCGAAAGTCTGATTGACAATTGAATCTATTGCCTCACCTATAGTGTCTTCAGCATTGTAAACAGGCATTATAACGGATATCTTATATTTCATTACAGTCCTCCAAAGGTTAACAGAAGAATCAGTATGTTTTGTAAAGAAACATTGGAATGTATACCGAAAAA is part of the Methanobrevibacter sp. genome and encodes:
- a CDS encoding glycosyltransferase family 2 protein, which encodes MKYKISVIMPVYNAEDTIGEAIDSIVNQTFGFENIELILVDDNSTDNSCDIINEYSDKYDNIIPFFSDENHGFPGFGRNVGINLASADYLMFIDNDDVYTPDFCRRVYDKAIEGDFDAVACCYLEVFDTHENRVCNGDGLYEGHRLLSIKESIIWNKIYRKSIIKDNDIYFVEDMINEDSLFTLEFFLNSESIFYISDFIGYEHIYRDSSLSLITYKSAVDFLNSYCSIYNLFKRYDLEDINHHMKGRVEGTLKRAIAMDGTKKEIKDVLKRLDKFQRKIGFDENLDNKFLNRINRKLINGDFKSSYHNVLLLNRLYKSGFVRKVANSIS